In Drosophila bipectinata strain 14024-0381.07 chromosome 2R, DbipHiC1v2, whole genome shotgun sequence, one genomic interval encodes:
- the LOC108133072 gene encoding uncharacterized protein translates to MAVQMYIVLLFLRAISANGDAPNEVHRPLTNATNATSGNTLPDKIPSPTLLIPHVPARTNNPLDALLDEEEFGITTTSSYDISSDLEGSTHPGVMEEDKNTIIARWRKPLAEEKLIKDPFYFGCCQNSTNVGCAGVCPETCEYRSKYCVPLCGPPCRCKRGYVYHIPDKACRLRSECNKSLVQSKFGVYRVFL, encoded by the coding sequence ATGGCTGTCCAGATGTATATAGTTCTTCTATTTTTAAGAGCAATCTCCGCAAATGGAGATGCACCGAATGAGGTGCATAGGCCACTGACAAATGCCACTAATGCAACGTCGGGGAATACTTTACCCGACAAGATACCAAGCCCCACACTGCTAATCCCACATGTACCGGCCCGGACTAATAACCCTTTGGATGCCCTGCTCGATGAGGAAGAATTTGGGATAACAACTACCTCATCATACGACATCTCCAGTGACTTAGAGGGGAGCACACATCCAGGTGTTATGGAAGAGGATAAAAACACCATAATAGCACGCTGGCGGAAGCCCCTGGCGGAGGAAAAACTGATCAAGGATCCGTTCTACTTCGGGTGCTGTCAGAACTCCACGAACGTGGGATGTGCCGGCGTCTGCCCGGAGACCTGCGAGTACCGCTCCAAGTACTGTGTACCGCTCTGCGGACCGCCCTGTCGCTGCAAACGGGGCTATGTCTACCACATACCGGACAAAGCCTGCAGACTGCGGTCCGAGTGCAACAAGTCGTTGGTGCAGAGCAAGTTCGGTGTCTACCGAGTGTTCTTGTGA
- the LOC108133074 gene encoding accessory gland protein Acp62F yields MMCSSFLLLLLPAIYIPTLMSDSWSSETVLSHKLDPDPNREKFIWNPFPGNCGLNASMVRCAGVCPETCRFKSQKCPQYCGVNCKCKSGYVFSDNLLKCILRQDCPSHIQQQVVETHRVFQ; encoded by the coding sequence ATGATGTGCTCCAGTtttctgctcctgctgctgccagCTATATACATCCCAACACTGATGTCCGACAGCTGGTCATCGGAAACGGTTTTGAGCCACAAACTAGACCCGGATCCGAATCGGGAAAAGTTCATCTGGAATCCGTTTCCGGGCAACTGTGGTCTCAATGCCAGCATGGTGCGGTGTGCCGGAGTCTGCCCAGAAACCTGTCGCTTTAAGTCCCAGAAGTGTCCCCAGTATTGTGGCGTCAATTGCAAATGTAAAAGTGGTTATGTTTTCAGCGACAATCTACTGAAATGTATTTTGCGACAAGACTGCCCCAGCCACATACAGCAACAGGTTGTGGAAACGCACCGAGTCTTTCAGTAG